In one Mauremys mutica isolate MM-2020 ecotype Southern chromosome 3, ASM2049712v1, whole genome shotgun sequence genomic region, the following are encoded:
- the LOC123366662 gene encoding uncharacterized protein F54H12.2-like, protein MAFVHCGSEECAKSELDLFQIAPTQTSIEKSIYIEVPPLSAVTESAPIDFFIAGNGIDYMDLNNTLLYLCCKIVKGDGTELAADAEVGLVNYPVASIFSQLDVTLGDRLVSQSNNCYPYRAFIESVLNYSDDTLATQFSAGLFYKDTAGQHEKTELDGRNLGFVRRAKLTSESKTVELLGHLHSDLFFQEKLLLNGVDVKIKLTRSKDAFCLMGSAAEGFKLRIVSASLFVKKVRVAPGVRLGHAEALLASNAKYPVDRVGMKVFSIPAGSRVSNQENLFLGQLPKMLVLAFVDNDAFSGSYTKNPFHFKHYDINFVALYVDGEQVPTKPLQPDFEAGRCVREYMNLVQTAGKHMKDRSLLIDREEFAQGYTLFAFDLSPDQECADHYSLIKTGNLRAEIRFGRALTVTINMIVYGVFDNVIEINQRRNVLFDYM, encoded by the coding sequence ATGGCTTTTGTTCACTGCGGGTCTGAAGAGTGCGCCAAATCCGAACTAGACTTGTTTCAAATAGCCCCTACGCAGACCAGCATTGAAAAAAGCATTTACATTGAGGTACCACCTCTATCGGCCGTTACGGAGTCTGCCCCCATTGACTTTTTTATAGCCGGGAATGGCATAGATTATATGGATTTAAACAATACGCTGCTTTACCTGTGTTGCAAGATTGTAAAAGGAGACGGAACTGAACTTGCCGCGGACGCCGAAGTGGGCCTGGTGAATTACCCGGTGGCCTCTATTTTCAGCCAGTTGGATGTTACGCTGGGAGACCGCCTTGTAAGCCAAAGCAACAATTGTTATCCTTACAGGGCCTTTATAGAATCAGTGCTCAATTACAGCGATGACACCCTCGCCACGCAATTTTCTGCCGGTCTGTTTTACAAAGACACTGCTGGACAACATGAAAAAACAGAGTTGGATGGAAGGAATCTAGGGTTTGTGAGGCGTGCAAAGCTGACGTCCGAGAGCAAAACGGTAGAGCTGCTGGGCCATCTACACAGCGACctgttttttcaagaaaaacttttGTTAAACGGAGTGGATGTGAAAATTAAACTGACGCGCAGTAAAGACGCTTTCTGTTTAATGGGCAGCGCGGCTGAAGGTTTTAAACTGCGCATTGTATCAGCGTCCCTTTTTGTGAAGAAAGTACGGGTGGCACCGGGTGTCCGTCTGGGGCACGCGGAGGCCCTGCTTGCCTCTAATGCTAAATACCCCGTGGACCGTGTGGGAATGAAAGTGTTTAGCATCCCTGCGGGCAGCAGGGTTAGTAACCAGGAGAACCTGTTTTTGGGGCAGTTACCCAAAATGCTTGTCCTAGCGTTTGTGGATAACGATGCCTTTAGCGGAAGTTACACTAAAAatccctttcattttaaacattacgATATTAATTTTGTGGCCTTGTATGTGGATGGTGAACAGGTACCGACCAAACCTCTGCAACCGGACTTTGAGGCAGGCCGCTGCGTGAGAGAATACATGAATTTGGTACAGACAGCTGGTAAACACATGAAAGATCGTTCTTTGTTAATTGACCGGGAGGAGTTTGCACAGGGGTACACCTTGTTTGCCTTTGATCTGTCTCCCGACCAGGAATGTGCAGATCATTATTCCCTAATTAAAACTGGGAACCTGAGAGCAGAAATACGTTTTGGAAGGGCTTTAACAGTCACCATTAATATGATTGTGTATGGAGTTTTTGACAATGTCATAGAGATAAATCAGAGAAGAAATGTTCTGTTTGACTACATGTAA